The Deinococcus detaillensis genomic interval GGCGTCGAAATCAATCTCGGTTGGTTGTGGAATGTGGCCTTAGCTTGCCCAAATGCTGCGAGAGCCGTTGGTTTGCTTGGTGGTATCAACGGTGGGGCTGGCAAACGCTGCGCCGACCAAAGCGAGGGCCAGCAACGCGAGGATGGTTTTCTTCATATTTCACCTCCTGAATCTCAGATAGCTCCCATTTTAGCTGAGTTTACTCATTGTCGCAACGCTACTTTGTACTGCGCAATTGGCCCATCGGCGTGGTGAAAAAGGTAAGCAGTTGGCGAGAGGGTAAGGCCTGCTCACTTGTATTCGCTTTCTCTATTTTCTGATACCCACTCGACCTGAAAGTCGACCGCCGTTCCAGTCGTTTGACCGTGCAGAGGCGGCGTCAGAAGGGGTATGCTTTTCAGATGTCGGCAACGCTCCAAACCACCGAACGGCCTACGCACTCCAGCCCCTCTAATAGCGCCCCACCAACAACTCCTCAACCCGTGCCAGCAAGCCGCCTGACGCATCAGCCTCAGCGCGGTTTACTCATCGTCATGACCGGCGCTTCAGGGGTGGGCAAAGGCACCCTGCGCGAAAAATGGCTCAACGACCAAGACGTTTTTTACTCGATGTCGTGGACGACCCGCCCCGCCCGCAGCGGAGAGCGTCCCGGCCTTGATTACCACTTCGTAACGCCGGAGCAGTTTGAAGCCCACGCTCAGTCCGGCGGCTTTTTGGAACACGCCGAGTTTGTCGGCAACCGCTACGGCACGCCCAAAGGCCCGATTGACGCAGCGCTCTCACGCGGCCAAGACGTGATTTTGGAAGTGGAAGTGCTGGGAGCCATGCAGGTGGCCGCCCATTCCAGCGAAGCGGTGCTGATTTTCATCATGCCGCCGAGCCTCACCGAGCTGCGCCGCCGCTTGGAAGGCCGCGCCACCGAGACTCCCGAGCGAATTGAAAAGCGGCTGGCCCGCGCCCGTGAAGAAATCTTGGAAGCCCATCATTTCCGCTACGTGGTGGTCAACGACGATTTGGACCGTGCCGTGGACGATTTATGCGCCGTGCAGCGGGCCGAGCGGCTCAAGGCCCAGCGCTACAGCGCCGC includes:
- the gmk gene encoding guanylate kinase, with product MPASRLTHQPQRGLLIVMTGASGVGKGTLREKWLNDQDVFYSMSWTTRPARSGERPGLDYHFVTPEQFEAHAQSGGFLEHAEFVGNRYGTPKGPIDAALSRGQDVILEVEVLGAMQVAAHSSEAVLIFIMPPSLTELRRRLEGRATETPERIEKRLARAREEILEAHHFRYVVVNDDLDRAVDDLCAVQRAERLKAQRYSAADLQSIVDQ